From Microbacterium croceum, a single genomic window includes:
- a CDS encoding TIGR03943 family putative permease subunit, with protein sequence MSEQAPSRARALGTRWLGVGLASVVAVVTLGLAVTGRLTLYISPESIWFACAAAVVTLAGAIWSCTLPIGAEGDHGHDHGVAADAESDKAPAASRRRTLATVGAVAGGVVATGVVAAALVLPPASLSVELAMSRAGESTALFAGADTVSLGVADTTTFGIGDWASVFATATNTAAYDGADVTLTGFVTPGSGSDGVNLTRLVITHCVIDAQTATLPVEVDPGEYKTGQWVEITGTVRADADGALHIEPSDVVAIDEPGDPYEY encoded by the coding sequence TTGTCTGAGCAGGCTCCCTCGCGCGCTCGTGCGCTCGGTACCCGGTGGCTGGGCGTCGGTCTGGCCTCGGTCGTCGCGGTCGTCACCCTCGGTCTCGCGGTCACCGGTCGGCTCACGCTCTACATCAGCCCCGAGTCGATCTGGTTCGCCTGCGCCGCCGCCGTCGTGACCCTTGCGGGCGCGATCTGGTCGTGCACGCTGCCCATCGGGGCGGAGGGCGATCACGGTCATGACCACGGGGTTGCCGCGGACGCCGAGAGCGACAAGGCCCCTGCCGCGTCGAGACGACGCACTCTCGCGACGGTCGGCGCGGTGGCCGGCGGGGTCGTCGCCACGGGCGTCGTCGCCGCGGCTCTCGTGCTGCCCCCTGCATCACTGTCGGTGGAGCTGGCGATGTCGCGCGCGGGGGAATCGACCGCGCTGTTCGCCGGCGCCGACACGGTCTCGCTCGGCGTCGCCGACACCACGACCTTCGGCATCGGCGACTGGGCCAGCGTGTTCGCCACCGCGACCAACACCGCGGCCTACGACGGCGCCGATGTCACGCTCACCGGCTTCGTGACGCCCGGCTCGGGGTCGGATGGCGTGAATCTGACGCGCCTGGTCATCACGCACTGCGTGATCGACGCGCAGACCGCCACGCTCCCGGTCGAGGTCGACCCCGGCGAGTACAAGACCGGCCAGTGGGTCGAGATCACCGGAACCGTGCGCGCGGATGCCGACGGCGCCCTGCACATCGAGCCGAGCGACGTCGTCGCGATCGACGAGCCGGGAGACCCGTATGAGTACTGA
- a CDS encoding DNA-3-methyladenine glycosylase translates to MAASDGALRRAARTELRGSAVEVAPRLLGAELRTVVDAQSGGALEVRLRITEVEAYHGQGTGERADPGSHARMGRTSRNATMWGEPGHLYVYLSHGIHSCVNVVCGPEGQGDGVLLRAGEVVFGEDAAARRRGGTLPLGPTARRDLARGPGRLGQAVGLRHPLHDGIDAVTGEELRGARAELWLGDPVAEVATGPRVGVAGIAGTDAFPWRFWIPGDRTVSPFRWGRGAAEAAASLSAGDAPGPASVLS, encoded by the coding sequence ATGGCCGCGTCGGACGGTGCACTGCGCCGAGCGGCCCGCACGGAGCTGCGCGGATCCGCGGTCGAGGTCGCCCCGCGGTTGTTGGGCGCCGAGCTGCGCACGGTCGTCGACGCGCAGAGCGGCGGAGCGCTCGAGGTGCGGCTGCGGATCACCGAGGTCGAGGCGTACCACGGCCAGGGAACGGGCGAGCGCGCCGACCCCGGCTCGCATGCGCGCATGGGGCGCACGAGCCGCAACGCCACGATGTGGGGAGAGCCGGGGCATCTGTACGTGTACCTCAGCCACGGCATCCACTCCTGCGTCAACGTGGTGTGCGGGCCCGAGGGGCAGGGTGACGGCGTGCTGCTGCGGGCGGGCGAGGTGGTCTTCGGCGAGGATGCTGCGGCTCGGCGCCGCGGAGGCACGCTGCCCCTCGGGCCGACCGCGCGCCGCGACCTCGCCCGCGGACCTGGTCGTCTGGGGCAGGCGGTGGGGCTGCGGCATCCGCTCCACGACGGCATCGATGCGGTCACGGGGGAGGAGTTGCGCGGAGCGCGCGCCGAGCTCTGGCTGGGCGACCCCGTGGCGGAGGTGGCGACCGGCCCTCGGGTGGGTGTCGCGGGCATCGCCGGGACGGATGCCTTCCCCTGGCGCTTCTGGATTCCCGGCGACCGCACGGTCTCGCCGTTCCGGTGGGGGCGGGGTGCGGCGGAGGCGGCGGCGTCCCTCTCGGCGGGCGACGCGCCCGGCCCGGCATCCGTGCTAAGCTGA
- a CDS encoding metal ABC transporter solute-binding protein, Zn/Mn family: MKKSVIALALASVAALTLAGCSTTPAAGEGDDGTITVVASTNVYGDIAATIGGDRVDVTSIISSASQDPHSYEATARDRLTVQKADLVIENGGGYDAFIDTLLEDAKDPHLVTAVEYSHDFPGNEGHEAEGDETEHDHDHAEGAEGHEGHNHIEGFNEHVWFDPHTMIHVVEAIAAELTEIDPDGKADFEANAAKLTADLEGFEADLAGLQADAEGMNVFITEPLPGYLAAAAGLTDVTPEGFAESVEEGTDVAPAVLLEALNVIDSGKVGALLTNAQTGGSETERVEAAAKDAGIPVVAFTELLEDGSSYSEWMSDAIQSLAAAIQS, from the coding sequence ATGAAGAAGTCCGTGATCGCCCTCGCCCTCGCATCCGTCGCCGCCCTGACGCTGGCCGGATGTTCCACCACTCCCGCTGCGGGAGAGGGCGATGACGGCACGATCACGGTGGTCGCGAGCACCAACGTCTACGGCGACATCGCCGCGACGATCGGCGGAGACCGGGTCGACGTGACGTCGATCATCTCCTCGGCGAGCCAGGATCCGCACTCGTACGAGGCCACCGCACGCGACCGGCTCACCGTGCAGAAGGCCGACCTCGTGATCGAGAACGGCGGCGGCTACGACGCCTTCATCGACACCTTGCTCGAAGACGCGAAGGACCCTCACCTGGTGACCGCGGTCGAGTACTCGCACGACTTCCCCGGCAACGAGGGCCACGAAGCGGAGGGCGACGAAACCGAGCACGACCATGATCATGCCGAAGGTGCCGAAGGCCACGAGGGTCACAACCACATCGAGGGCTTCAACGAGCATGTCTGGTTCGATCCGCACACGATGATCCACGTCGTCGAGGCGATCGCTGCGGAGCTGACCGAGATCGACCCAGACGGCAAGGCCGACTTCGAAGCCAACGCCGCGAAGCTCACCGCCGATCTGGAGGGCTTCGAGGCCGACCTCGCCGGTCTACAGGCGGATGCCGAGGGCATGAACGTCTTCATCACCGAGCCCCTTCCCGGTTACCTCGCCGCCGCGGCCGGCCTCACGGACGTCACCCCTGAGGGCTTCGCCGAGTCGGTCGAAGAAGGAACGGATGTCGCCCCCGCCGTGCTGCTCGAGGCGCTCAACGTGATCGACAGCGGAAAGGTCGGCGCGCTGCTCACCAACGCCCAGACCGGCGGCTCCGAGACCGAGCGCGTCGAGGCCGCCGCGAAGGATGCCGGCATCCCCGTCGTCGCCTTCACGGAGCTGCTCGAGGACGGATCGTCGTACTCTGAGTGGATGAGTGACGCGATCCAGAGCCTCGCCGCCGCGATCCAGTCGTGA
- a CDS encoding metal ABC transporter permease, translating to MVDWSDVFSFQDYGELVALLANSIVAGAVLGIVGGLIGVFVMQRDLAFAVHGVSELSFAGAAAALLFGGSVVIGSLGGALVAAILIGLLGAKARDRNSIVGVLMPFGLGLGILFLSLYDGRSANRFSLLTGQIVSVSSPDLGWLIGISGVVLVGLLVMWNPLRFDSLDPESAAARGVPTRAVSLLFMVLLGLIVAVSVHIIGALLVMALLVTPAAAAMRVTAGPVAVPLLAALFGFVSAVGGILLALAGTLPVSPYITTLSFTIYVVCWLVQRSRARVRRVPA from the coding sequence ATGGTCGACTGGAGCGACGTCTTCTCCTTCCAGGACTACGGCGAGCTCGTCGCCCTGCTCGCGAACTCGATCGTCGCCGGCGCGGTGCTCGGTATCGTCGGCGGACTGATCGGCGTCTTCGTGATGCAGCGCGACCTCGCGTTCGCGGTGCACGGCGTGAGCGAGCTGTCGTTCGCCGGTGCCGCGGCCGCGCTCCTGTTCGGGGGCAGCGTGGTGATCGGATCGCTCGGCGGTGCCCTGGTCGCCGCGATCCTGATCGGACTGCTCGGGGCGAAGGCCCGCGACCGCAACTCGATCGTGGGCGTGCTCATGCCGTTCGGCCTCGGCCTCGGCATCCTGTTCCTCTCGCTCTACGACGGACGCAGCGCGAACCGCTTCAGCCTGCTCACCGGCCAGATCGTCTCGGTGTCGAGCCCGGATCTCGGCTGGCTGATCGGCATCAGCGGCGTGGTGCTGGTCGGGCTGCTGGTGATGTGGAACCCGTTGCGGTTCGACTCGCTCGATCCGGAGTCCGCCGCCGCGCGCGGTGTGCCGACCCGCGCGGTGAGCCTGCTGTTCATGGTGCTGCTCGGACTCATCGTCGCGGTCAGCGTGCACATCATCGGCGCACTGCTGGTGATGGCGCTGCTGGTGACCCCGGCCGCCGCGGCCATGCGGGTCACCGCCGGTCCGGTCGCGGTGCCGCTGCTGGCCGCGCTCTTCGGGTTCGTCTCGGCCGTCGGCGGCATCCTGCTCGCCCTCGCCGGCACCCTCCCCGTCAGCCCCTACATCACGACCCTGTCGTTCACGATCTACGTGGTGTGCTGGCTCGTGCAGCGGTCGCGAGCACGGGTGCGGCGCGTGCCGGCGTGA
- the rpsN gene encoding 30S ribosomal protein S14, giving the protein MAKKSKIARNEQRKVIVERYAERRAELKKTLVDPNATDEAREAARVGLQKLPRNASPARVRSRDVIDGRPRGVLTKFGISRVRFRDMAHRGELPGVTKSSW; this is encoded by the coding sequence ATGGCTAAGAAGAGCAAGATCGCTCGCAACGAGCAGCGCAAGGTCATCGTCGAGCGTTACGCAGAGCGTCGCGCAGAGCTGAAGAAGACCCTGGTCGACCCGAACGCCACCGACGAGGCCCGCGAGGCCGCACGCGTCGGCCTGCAGAAGCTGCCGCGCAACGCGTCGCCGGCTCGCGTGCGTTCGCGCGACGTCATCGACGGCCGCCCCCGCGGTGTCCTCACAAAGTTCGGCATCTCGCGTGTCCGCTTCCGTGACATGGCACACCGCGGCGAGCTGCCCGGCGTGACCAAGTCCAGCTGGTAA
- the rpmB gene encoding 50S ribosomal protein L28 has translation MAAVCQVTGAVPGFGHNVSHSHRRTKRRFDPNVQKKTYFVPSLGRKITLNVSAKGIKVIDVRGIENVVKDLQAKGVKL, from the coding sequence ATGGCAGCAGTGTGCCAGGTGACAGGAGCTGTTCCCGGCTTCGGTCACAACGTCTCGCACTCGCACCGCCGGACGAAGCGCCGCTTCGACCCGAACGTGCAGAAGAAGACCTATTTCGTTCCGTCGCTCGGTCGTAAGATCACGCTCAACGTGTCCGCCAAGGGCATCAAGGTGATCGACGTCCGCGGCATCGAGAACGTGGTCAAGGACCTCCAGGCGAAGGGTGTGAAGCTCTAA
- a CDS encoding permease: MSRAGHSHRPSSPRSPWIGVALGAVVIAALFLIDRFLPTLFPASLPTRAQDGLTLALSVLIEALPFVILGVILSIVVQVWLPPDAIQRWLPKRAWARRAVLSLLGMLIPVCECGNVPFARGLMMRGLAPAEALTFLIAAPIVNPIVILTTHAAFGWDGGILVARLVGGYLIANLIGWIYSRHPAPDALLTQRFVETCDRVTHEHGTPVKRSLTQFLVELRAVMPALVIGSALAGAVQVLIPRDMLLAIGSNPVLSIVTMMVLAMTVAICSNVDAFFALSFASTFSSGALVAFLLVGPLVDIKMLALLRTTFTARTLAGIVGIVLTAAFVIGIGVNVLV; encoded by the coding sequence GTGTCGCGTGCAGGTCATTCTCATCGCCCCTCCTCCCCGCGTTCGCCGTGGATCGGCGTCGCGCTCGGGGCCGTCGTCATCGCGGCGCTGTTCCTGATCGACCGGTTCCTCCCCACGCTCTTCCCCGCATCGCTCCCCACGCGCGCGCAGGACGGTCTGACCCTCGCGCTCAGCGTGCTGATCGAGGCGCTGCCGTTCGTGATCCTGGGCGTGATCCTGTCGATCGTCGTGCAGGTGTGGCTGCCGCCGGATGCGATCCAGCGCTGGCTGCCGAAGCGGGCCTGGGCGCGACGAGCCGTGCTGTCGCTGCTGGGCATGCTGATCCCGGTGTGCGAGTGCGGAAACGTGCCGTTCGCCCGCGGCCTCATGATGCGCGGACTCGCCCCGGCCGAGGCGCTCACGTTCCTGATCGCGGCGCCGATCGTGAACCCGATCGTGATCCTCACCACGCACGCGGCGTTCGGGTGGGACGGCGGCATCCTGGTCGCGCGCCTGGTCGGCGGCTACCTCATCGCGAACCTCATCGGCTGGATCTACAGCCGTCACCCCGCGCCCGATGCGCTGCTCACCCAGCGCTTCGTCGAGACATGCGACCGCGTCACGCACGAGCACGGCACCCCCGTGAAGCGCAGCCTGACGCAGTTCCTCGTCGAGCTGCGGGCCGTGATGCCGGCGCTGGTGATCGGCTCCGCGCTCGCCGGAGCCGTGCAGGTGCTCATCCCGCGCGACATGCTGCTGGCGATCGGCTCGAACCCCGTGCTCTCGATCGTCACCATGATGGTGCTCGCGATGACGGTCGCCATCTGCTCGAACGTGGACGCCTTCTTCGCGCTGTCGTTCGCCTCGACGTTCTCTTCGGGGGCGCTGGTGGCCTTCCTGCTGGTCGGGCCGCTGGTCGACATCAAGATGCTCGCGCTCCTGCGCACCACCTTCACGGCCCGGACCCTCGCCGGCATCGTGGGCATCGTGCTCACCGCGGCCTTCGTGATCGGGATCGGGGTGAACGTCCTTGTCTGA
- the rpmG gene encoding 50S ribosomal protein L33, which translates to MAKKAQDVRPIIKLRSTAGTGYTYVTKKNRRNTPDRLVLKKYDPVIRQHVEFREER; encoded by the coding sequence ATGGCCAAGAAGGCTCAGGACGTACGTCCGATCATCAAGCTGCGTTCCACGGCAGGTACGGGATACACGTACGTGACCAAGAAGAACCGCCGCAACACCCCCGACCGCCTCGTGCTCAAGAAGTACGACCCGGTCATCCGTCAGCACGTCGAATTCCGAGAGGAGCGTTGA
- a CDS encoding metal ABC transporter ATP-binding protein, giving the protein MLEIANASLHRGDRELWSGLDLTVQPGEFIAVLGPSGSGKTTLLRSILGLQPLSSGTIRVAGEPVHRGNARIGYIPQQRSLAPDTSMRARDLVALGVQGSRFGFPIPHRGDRAKVDRLLEAVGAAHYADRRVGMLSGGEQQRLRVGQALADEPSLLLCDEPLSNLDLANQVGVTDIIDRQRRERGAAVLFVTHDINPILGRVDRILYIAGGRFLLGTPDEVLQTRVLTELYGTPVFVLRAGDRLVVVGVPDAEPHHFHDDDHDHGGAA; this is encoded by the coding sequence GTGCTCGAGATCGCGAACGCGTCGCTGCACCGGGGCGACCGCGAGCTCTGGTCGGGGCTCGACCTCACGGTGCAGCCCGGCGAGTTCATCGCCGTGCTCGGGCCGTCCGGCTCCGGCAAGACCACGCTGCTGCGCAGCATCCTGGGCCTGCAGCCGCTGTCGTCCGGCACGATCCGCGTCGCCGGCGAGCCTGTGCACCGGGGCAACGCGCGCATCGGGTACATCCCGCAGCAGCGCTCCCTCGCCCCCGACACCAGCATGCGCGCGCGCGACCTGGTGGCTCTCGGCGTGCAGGGCAGCCGCTTCGGCTTCCCGATCCCGCACCGCGGCGACCGCGCCAAGGTCGATCGGCTGCTCGAGGCCGTCGGCGCCGCGCACTATGCCGATCGCCGGGTCGGGATGCTGTCCGGCGGCGAGCAGCAGCGGCTGCGGGTCGGACAGGCCCTCGCCGATGAGCCCTCGCTGCTGCTGTGCGATGAACCCCTGTCGAACCTCGACCTCGCCAACCAGGTCGGAGTGACCGACATCATCGACCGCCAGCGCCGCGAGCGAGGAGCCGCGGTGCTGTTCGTGACGCACGACATCAACCCGATCCTCGGTCGCGTCGACCGCATCCTCTACATCGCGGGCGGGCGCTTCCTGCTGGGCACTCCCGACGAGGTGCTGCAGACGCGGGTGCTCACCGAGCTGTACGGCACCCCGGTCTTCGTGCTGCGCGCCGGCGACCGCCTGGTGGTCGTGGGCGTGCCGGATGCCGAGCCCCACCACTTCCATGACGACGACCACGACCATGGGGGTGCCGCATGA
- a CDS encoding Fur family transcriptional regulator has product MAQRNTWQRERVREALADARGFVSAQSLHAALRDDNTGIGLATVYRALAGLAAAGDADSLQSPEGEALYRACTTQGHHHHLICRSCGLTVEIEAKDVEQWAHRTAALHGFTDAAHVVDIFGLCTPCANKRDAERAASA; this is encoded by the coding sequence ATGGCTCAGCGGAACACCTGGCAGCGCGAACGCGTGCGCGAAGCACTCGCCGACGCGCGCGGTTTCGTGAGCGCGCAGAGTCTGCACGCCGCGCTGCGCGATGACAACACCGGTATCGGACTGGCGACGGTGTACCGCGCCCTGGCCGGACTCGCGGCCGCCGGTGACGCCGATTCGCTGCAGAGTCCTGAGGGTGAGGCGCTGTATCGCGCCTGCACCACGCAGGGCCACCACCATCATCTGATCTGCCGCTCGTGCGGTCTGACGGTCGAGATCGAGGCGAAGGACGTCGAGCAGTGGGCCCACCGCACGGCGGCCCTGCACGGATTCACGGATGCCGCGCACGTGGTCGACATCTTCGGACTGTGCACGCCCTGCGCCAACAAGCGTGACGCCGAGAGGGCTGCGTCGGCGTGA